A genomic stretch from bacterium includes:
- a CDS encoding TonB-dependent receptor — translation MSIRRALYVVLAGVVTLGTLYAGTTGKIAGRVFDKETGDPLPGANVVIVGTKIGTSTDLDGYYYLINIPPGVYTLRASMIGYNPQEISDVVVKADLTTNVNFYLTSTAIKTEEIVVTAQRELVERTATETRRVVSQEDIAQLPYTNFQAAIQMQAGVTGVNIVRGGRDDEVAYYVDGMLINSPVYGTFYGYINTSAIQEMSLITGGFNAEYGQALSGVINVVTREGGTKTSGDLTIRTDEILPEKLSYGATRTTFTIGGPVPRTNKKVRYFFSGETYWRDGAPAFNYIPKDDEWYPILKAYEIGTDEFRAFVDTGKVWWYKPEADTTPNYAVKPYWKDYYEMAKYWKDYFTNHPYLLPHSAMQAYYLQGKITFLPLQNLKVFLAGNMAKEQSQTYHYDNDQRFKYRQWRNRVNLDRRYQTTLTINHILRNNLFYTLNLGYFYSRARRGILDPNYQPYWFDKYLPNVKKLLYSRKIDELFSDYRFIGYIPDPPESKVIIPGYYMYNFGPGNPWGVGDQAHVNFIHTGDYRVLHRRIEQTYSFKWDLTWQANKYHEFKTGVELRRHDIDYYHNSLPWDANPFLDVYKTKPYQAAAYVQDKMEFEGLVVNAGLRFDYINPKKTYYVSVAGLGPNDVYTITPEDTIPKEVKPKWQLSPRLGISHPVTERQVLHFAYGYFFQTPPLEYFYSSTHMNIDEIMSRGNQLVGNPDLNAEKQIAFEVGIANQLNDFSAIDITAFYRDIYNWVGSRKIKAVPMSFYIYTNAAYGNSKGVEFTYQLMQKNMNFRLSYTLQFAEGTESDPFEAYENLYYQTIGIDPITGEPAACPSSIVPLAHDRRHTINASFNYSTPKGLGPYGILGNMNITLVHSSQSGTPYTPRDLRGNIVGDINSERTPWTHNTDLTISKGIEVFGKTIELRFEGFNIFNIKNVVGVYSTTGLPDDDGSARTVTVSQFGTEEIHLGEQGYNPLNDLNGDGVLTPEERYKSYLLALKDFLATPAHFGNPIQLRFGFVFRF, via the coding sequence ATGTCAATAAGGAGGGCGCTGTATGTTGTGCTGGCAGGGGTAGTAACCTTAGGTACCCTTTATGCTGGCACAACGGGAAAGATAGCCGGTAGGGTGTTTGACAAGGAGACAGGAGACCCCCTACCCGGCGCAAACGTGGTGATTGTTGGTACCAAAATAGGTACCTCTACCGACCTCGATGGATACTACTATCTCATCAATATACCACCGGGCGTTTATACCCTCAGAGCATCCATGATAGGCTACAATCCACAGGAAATTTCTGATGTCGTTGTGAAGGCAGACTTAACTACAAATGTAAACTTTTACCTCACCTCAACAGCAATTAAGACAGAGGAGATTGTTGTCACTGCTCAGAGGGAATTGGTTGAGAGAACCGCTACAGAGACCCGTAGAGTGGTTAGCCAAGAGGATATTGCTCAATTGCCTTATACCAACTTCCAAGCAGCTATTCAGATGCAGGCTGGAGTTACTGGTGTAAATATCGTAAGAGGTGGTAGAGACGACGAAGTAGCTTACTACGTTGATGGTATGCTCATTAACTCGCCAGTCTATGGTACCTTCTATGGTTACATAAACACTTCTGCTATTCAGGAAATGTCACTTATTACGGGTGGTTTCAACGCAGAGTATGGTCAGGCACTCTCCGGTGTTATCAATGTCGTTACAAGAGAAGGTGGAACCAAGACATCAGGGGATTTAACGATCAGAACCGATGAGATATTGCCTGAAAAATTGAGCTATGGAGCTACCAGAACCACATTCACTATCGGGGGGCCAGTTCCAAGAACAAACAAGAAGGTAAGATACTTTTTCTCAGGGGAGACCTACTGGAGGGATGGCGCTCCTGCCTTTAATTATATACCTAAGGATGATGAATGGTATCCTATCTTAAAGGCTTACGAAATAGGTACAGATGAATTCAGAGCTTTTGTTGATACAGGCAAGGTCTGGTGGTACAAACCTGAAGCTGATACTACTCCAAACTATGCAGTGAAGCCTTACTGGAAAGATTACTATGAAATGGCAAAATATTGGAAAGATTACTTTACAAACCATCCTTACCTCCTTCCACATTCTGCAATGCAGGCTTATTATTTGCAGGGTAAAATTACCTTCCTTCCCCTTCAGAATCTGAAGGTGTTCTTGGCTGGAAACATGGCAAAGGAACAAAGTCAAACATATCACTATGACAATGATCAGCGTTTCAAGTATCGTCAGTGGAGAAACAGGGTTAACCTGGATAGGCGCTATCAGACCACTTTAACGATAAATCACATTTTAAGGAACAACCTCTTCTACACGTTGAACCTTGGGTACTTCTATTCAAGGGCAAGAAGAGGCATTCTTGATCCCAATTATCAACCTTACTGGTTTGACAAATATCTGCCTAATGTGAAAAAACTTCTTTATTCAAGGAAGATAGACGAACTTTTCTCTGATTACAGATTCATCGGATACATCCCCGATCCACCGGAGAGCAAAGTTATAATTCCCGGTTATTACATGTATAACTTTGGTCCGGGTAACCCGTGGGGTGTTGGTGACCAGGCTCATGTTAATTTCATACACACTGGTGATTACCGCGTACTTCACAGAAGAATTGAGCAGACTTACAGCTTTAAATGGGACCTCACATGGCAGGCAAACAAATACCATGAGTTCAAGACAGGAGTCGAGCTTAGAAGGCATGACATCGACTACTACCACAACTCACTGCCATGGGATGCAAACCCATTCTTAGATGTTTACAAAACCAAGCCCTATCAGGCAGCTGCATACGTGCAGGATAAAATGGAATTTGAAGGCCTTGTTGTGAATGCAGGTTTAAGGTTTGACTACATCAATCCTAAGAAAACTTACTATGTAAGCGTTGCAGGGCTTGGTCCAAATGATGTTTACACAATAACTCCAGAAGATACTATTCCCAAAGAGGTGAAGCCCAAATGGCAGTTGTCTCCAAGGTTGGGCATATCCCATCCAGTAACAGAAAGGCAGGTGTTACACTTTGCATATGGCTACTTCTTCCAGACTCCGCCACTTGAATACTTCTACTCTTCAACTCATATGAATATTGATGAAATTATGTCTCGTGGTAATCAGCTGGTGGGGAACCCTGATTTGAATGCCGAAAAGCAGATAGCTTTTGAAGTTGGAATAGCAAACCAGCTTAATGACTTCTCTGCAATTGATATTACCGCCTTTTACAGAGATATTTACAACTGGGTTGGTTCTCGTAAGATAAAAGCAGTCCCTATGTCTTTCTATATCTACACAAATGCAGCTTATGGAAACTCAAAGGGTGTTGAGTTTACTTATCAGTTAATGCAAAAGAACATGAATTTCAGGCTTTCTTACACCCTTCAGTTTGCTGAGGGTACAGAGTCTGACCCATTTGAAGCTTACGAAAATCTTTATTATCAGACAATCGGAATCGATCCGATTACTGGAGAGCCCGCAGCATGTCCATCCAGTATAGTGCCTCTTGCCCATGATCGCAGGCACACAATTAACGCAAGCTTCAATTATTCAACTCCAAAAGGGCTTGGTCCATATGGCATCCTTGGTAATATGAATATTACGCTCGTACACAGCTCTCAGAGTGGAACGCCCTATACTCCAAGGGACCTTCGTGGAAACATTGTAGGTGATATAAACTCAGAACGGACCCCATGGACTCATAACACTGACCTCACAATATCTAAGGGTATTGAAGTATTCGGAAAAACTATAGAACTCAGATTTGAAGGCTTCAACATCTTTAACATTAAGAACGTGGTAGGTGTATACTCAACTACTGGCCTTCCTGATGATGATGGTTCGGCAAGAACTGTCACGGTTTCTCAATTCGGAACAGAGGAAATCCACCTTGGCGAACAGGGCTATAATCCTCTCAACGATCTTAATGGTGATGGTGTTTTAACTCCTGAAGAGCGGTATAAATCTTACCTCCTCGCTCTTAAAGACTTTCTCGCAACTCCAGCGCACTTTGGTAACCCTATTCAGCTAAGGTTTGGCTTTGTCTTTAGATTCTAA
- a CDS encoding energy transducer TonB encodes MAEVEKRKFVKSSELMDEYPDNLARSVFLAEFILLILFLSVRGISVTPYQPKQVESTYVEAAGIEVAKEIEAPPPPKPKVTVQVTESTTGEGEEAEEVEIAPTTVFSELEAPPPAADTTVYDYAVVEVKPQYKKTVPPKYPELARKAGIEGLVWVLAIIGPDGKVRSATVAKTDNPIFNDAAIEAVMQFEFTPAIQQDRPVACKVLVPVRFQLR; translated from the coding sequence ATGGCAGAAGTTGAAAAGAGAAAATTTGTTAAATCCAGTGAGTTGATGGATGAGTATCCAGACAATCTTGCAAGAAGTGTTTTTCTTGCTGAATTTATTCTTTTGATACTCTTTTTGAGTGTGAGAGGGATTAGTGTCACTCCTTATCAGCCAAAGCAAGTTGAAAGCACTTATGTTGAGGCTGCTGGCATAGAAGTTGCTAAGGAAATTGAAGCGCCACCCCCACCTAAACCTAAGGTTACGGTTCAGGTAACTGAGAGCACTACGGGAGAAGGAGAGGAAGCCGAAGAGGTAGAGATTGCACCAACCACCGTGTTCAGTGAGCTTGAAGCTCCCCCACCAGCAGCAGACACCACTGTTTACGACTATGCCGTCGTAGAAGTAAAGCCTCAATATAAAAAGACTGTTCCCCCTAAATATCCTGAGCTTGCTCGAAAGGCTGGGATTGAAGGGTTGGTTTGGGTCCTTGCAATCATTGGACCTGATGGTAAGGTGAGGAGTGCTACAGTTGCAAAAACCGATAATCCCATATTTAACGACGCCGCTATTGAGGCGGTAATGCAATTTGAATTTACTCCTGCAATTCAGCAGGATAGACCAGTAGCTTGTAAAGTGTTGGTCCCCGTTAGATTCCAGTTGAGATGA
- a CDS encoding biopolymer transporter ExbD: MRLKQKVATRTNIPTASMSDIAFLLLLFFLVSTKFRKEIGFKVLLPEARATERIVKTENLARIYINSKGQISVDDFLVDPDGVTARFKLKVLENPGTVAYIKADKRVKYDYVDQVLEALRDAKAFRVIFATEFKKG, from the coding sequence ATGCGTTTAAAACAAAAAGTGGCTACAAGAACAAACATTCCTACAGCTTCAATGTCTGATATCGCCTTTCTCCTTTTATTATTCTTCCTTGTCTCTACGAAGTTCAGAAAAGAGATAGGGTTTAAGGTTTTGCTACCGGAAGCTCGAGCAACAGAGAGGATAGTTAAAACGGAAAATCTTGCACGAATTTACATAAACTCAAAAGGCCAAATTTCTGTTGATGACTTTCTTGTAGATCCGGATGGTGTCACTGCCAGATTTAAACTAAAGGTTCTTGAAAATCCCGGAACTGTTGCTTATATAAAAGCAGATAAGAGAGTCAAATACGACTACGTTGATCAGGTACTTGAGGCATTACGCGATGCGAAGGCTTTCAGAGTGATTTTTGCTACGGAGTTCAAGAAAGGTTAG